The region GCCGATGGAAACGGCTTTCTATAATGCTATTTCCTTCGCGGTTATTTTCTTTGCTGTAAAAATTCTTTTGCAAATTATTGCATCCATGCTTGATTTTGTTGCAGAACTCCCTGTTTTTCATTCGATTAACCGGCTTTTTGGTGCAGTCCTTGGGTTTGTTGAAGTCTATTTGATATTATTTGTCATTTTATATATCCTGGCTCTGACACCATTGGGCAATGTTCAGTCATGGATCAATGATTCTTTCATTGCCAAGCTGATTATTGAGCATACCCCGGTATTATCGGGTCAGTTGAAAGACTTATGGTTTTCCCAACTCGAAGGCCTAATCGATCGGGTTCCAAGCAAAGGATAATACAGGATTTGAATGTAGTGTAAATCGGAAAACATGATTGCAATATAATCGTCCACTAACGACTGATTCCACATTATAGGAATATGCCTTGTATTTTGTGTACAATTGGTATGGGCCTTTCATGAATCAGTCTTTTTATTTACAGAAGATATGATGATAAGCAGGTGAGCAGCATGACGATAAACAAAAAAGATGTTTTACATGTACTAGAAAAAATAGCTATTTATCTGGAGCTAAAAGGTGAAAATCCCTTTAAAGTTTCCGCTTATCGTAAAGCAGCACAAGCGCTTGAACGTGATGATCGTTCATTGGCAGAAATAGATGATTTTACAAAAATAAAAGGAATTGGCAAAGGTACAGGCACAGTAATACATGAATATCTCAACCACGGGGAATCAGAAACATTAAAACAGTTAGAAAAAGAGGTGCCTGCCGGTTTGATTCCGTTGTTAAACCTGCCTGGACTAGGAGGCAAGAAACTGGCAAAATTGTATCAGGAGCTTGGGGTAACGGATGCCGTTTCGTTAAAGGCAGCCTGCGAAAGTGGTAAAGTTGAAATGCTTGAAGGTTTCGGAAAAAAATCGGTCGAAAAAATTATTAAAGCCTTAGCAGACGCTAATAAACGGCCGGAGCGTTTACCAATTGCCATCATGCTCCCGCTTGCAGAGAAAATCGAAGCGGACTTAAAGGAAATTCCAGAAATTGATACCTTTTCACGGGCAGGCAGTCTTAGACGAATGCGGGAAACTATCAAAGATCTTGATTTTATCATCGCTACAAGCAAGCCACTTAAGGTTCGGGATGCGTTGCTTGAATTAGATAATATCAAAGAGGTCATTGCCAGCGGCCAAACAAAGGTATCGGTAACCCTTGATGATGTTTATGATATTAACGTCGATTTTCGAATTGTAGAACCAAAGGAATTCGCTTCTACATTGCATCATTTTACCGGATCGAAGGAACATAATGTTGCAATGCGGCAACTGGCAAAGGCAAAAGGTGAAAAAATCAATGAATACGGCATTGAACATGATAAAACGGGTGAAATCCTTACTTTTAAAAATGAGGAAAATTTCTTCCGCCATTTTGGATTGCCTTTTATCCCGCCTGAGTTAAGGGAAAATACAGGAGAAATAGAGAATTATAATGAAAATATCGAATTGGTAAACTTAGCGGATATACGCGGTGATTTGCATATGCATACGACATGGAGTGATGGTGC is a window of Lentibacillus daqui DNA encoding:
- a CDS encoding CvpA family protein, which codes for MVSFILIILLLFGFLMGLRRGFILQVFHLVGFIIAFIVAALYYDNLAAKLPFWIPYPDLPSDSSWAVFLQSEPMETAFYNAISFAVIFFAVKILLQIIASMLDFVAELPVFHSINRLFGAVLGFVEVYLILFVILYILALTPLGNVQSWINDSFIAKLIIEHTPVLSGQLKDLWFSQLEGLIDRVPSKG
- the polX gene encoding DNA polymerase/3'-5' exonuclease PolX, which codes for MTINKKDVLHVLEKIAIYLELKGENPFKVSAYRKAAQALERDDRSLAEIDDFTKIKGIGKGTGTVIHEYLNHGESETLKQLEKEVPAGLIPLLNLPGLGGKKLAKLYQELGVTDAVSLKAACESGKVEMLEGFGKKSVEKIIKALADANKRPERLPIAIMLPLAEKIEADLKEIPEIDTFSRAGSLRRMRETIKDLDFIIATSKPLKVRDALLELDNIKEVIASGQTKVSVTLDDVYDINVDFRIVEPKEFASTLHHFTGSKEHNVAMRQLAKAKGEKINEYGIEHDKTGEILTFKNEENFFRHFGLPFIPPELRENTGEIENYNENIELVNLADIRGDLHMHTTWSDGAQSIEEMVNQARQKGYEYIAITDHSKFLRVANGLNEKRLRQQREEIARLNNKYPDIHIFAGVEMDILPDGSLDFTNDFLQEMDFVIAAIHSSFRQSKEMIMKRLYAALDCPYVSLIAHPTGRLIGKREGYQVDLDQLIERAKETETALEINANPNRLDLAAEWVRKAQDAGVPIAIDTDAHSFHMLEHMCYGVGTARKGWLQKDTIINTWTKTRLQDYMNRNK